A region from the Brassica napus cultivar Da-Ae chromosome C8, Da-Ae, whole genome shotgun sequence genome encodes:
- the LOC106436697 gene encoding transcription activator GLK1 isoform X1, whose amino-acid sequence MLALSPARNSARGGCFDGESEFLATSSDFTINPEENFPVFTDQGDLLDIIDFDDLFGVAGDVLPDLEIDPEILAGDFSASSSSEKTDSQGETNKKGISEEVVSKRDEDETAMSEKMANYVDGDSNRKRKYSSSSGSSKNNSNEGKRKVKKVDWTPELHRRFVDAVEQLGLEKAVPSRILELMGVHCLTRHNVASHLQKYRSHRKHVLAREAEAANWTRKRHIYGLDSTGVNINGRNKNGWIAPAPTIGYAPPPPAAVASPTIHHHHFRPLHVWGHPTVNQSVIPHVFPKHLPPPSTAMATTPFWVSDNPYWPRVHNGTAPYFPTVATRFRAPPVAGIPQAMPPHHTVYKPDHGYGGSRSLVDLHPSKESVDAAIGDVLTRPWLPLPLGLKPPAFDGVMTELHRHGVSEVPPTASCA is encoded by the exons ATGTTAGCTCTCTCTCCGGCAAGGAACTCAGCAAGAGGTGGTTGCTTCGATGGAGAGTCAGAGTTCCTTGCGACGTCGTCTGACTTCACCATCAATCCGGAGGAGAACTTTCCGGTGTTCACTGACCAAGGCGATCTTCTTGACATCATTGACTTCGACGATCTGTTCGGCGTCGCCGGAGATGTGCTTCCTGACTTGGAGATTGACCCTGAGATCTTAGCCGGAGATTTCTCCGCCTCGTCCTCGTCGGAGAAGACTGATAGTCAAGGGGAGACTAACAAAAAGGGTATATCGGAAGAAGTCGTCAGCAAAAGAGACGAAGACGAGACAGCTATGTCGGAGAAGATGGCGAACTATGTCGACGGTGACAGTAACCGCAAAAGGAAATATTCCTCATCATCTGGTTCTTCTAAGAACAATAGCAACGAAGGGAAGCGAAAGGTGAAG AAGGTTGATTGGACACCAGAGCTACACAGGAGATTCGTGGATGCAGTGGAACAGTTGGGACTGGAGAAAGCTGTTCCTTCTCGTATATTGGAGCTTATGGGAGTCCACTGCCTCACTCGTCACAACGTCGCTAGCCACCTCCAA AAGTATAGGTCTCATCGGAAACATGTGCTAGCTCGTGAGGCCGAAGCGGCTAATTGGACACGCAAACGCCATATCTACGGTTTAGACAGTACCGGAGTTAATATCAATGGTCGGAATAAAAACGGATGGATCGCACCGGCACCCACTATCGGGTATGCGCCTCCCCCGCCTGCGGCTGTGGCGTCGCCAACTATTCATCACCATCATTTTAGACCGTTGCATGTGTGGGGACATCCCACCGTTAATCAGTCTGTCATTCCGCACGTGTTTCCCAAACACTTGCCTCCACCGTCTACTGCCATGGCTACTACACCTTTTTGGGTCTCCGATAATCCCTACTGGCCTAGA GTTCATAACGGGACGGCTCCGTATTTCCCGACCGTAGCTACG AGGTTTAGAGCACCGCCGGTTGCCGGTATCCCACAGGCTATGCCGCCACATCATACGGTGTACAAACCAGATCATGGCTACGGTGGTTCTCGTTCTCTGGTGGACTTACATCCG tCAAAAGAGAGCGTCGATGCAGCCATAGGAGATGTATTGACGAGGCCTTGGCTGCCACTTCCGCTGGGATTGAAGCCACCCGCTTTTGACGGCGTTATGACGGAGCTTCACCGTCACGGTGTCTCCGAGGTTCCTCCGACCGCGTCTTGTGCCTGA
- the LOC106436697 gene encoding transcription activator GLK1 isoform X5, translating into MLALSPARNSARGGCFDGESEFLATSSDFTINPEENFPVFTDQGDLLDIIDFDDLFGVAGDVLPDLEIDPEILAGDFSASSSSEKTDSQGETNKKGISEEVVSKRDEDETAMSEKMANYVDGDSNRKRKYSSSSGSSKNNSNEGKRKVKKVDWTPELHRRFVDAVEQLGLEKAVPSRILELMGVHCLTRHNVASHLQKYRSHRKHVLAREAEAANWTRKRHIYGLDSTGVNINGRNKNGWIAPAPTIGYAPPPPAAVASPTIHHHHFRPLHVWGHPTVNQSVIPHVFPKHLPPPSTAMATTPFWVSDNPYWPRRFRAPPVAGIPQAMPPHHTVYKPDHGYGGSRSLVDLHPSKESVDAAIGDVLTRPWLPLPLGLKPPAFDGVMTELHRHGVSEVPPTASCA; encoded by the exons ATGTTAGCTCTCTCTCCGGCAAGGAACTCAGCAAGAGGTGGTTGCTTCGATGGAGAGTCAGAGTTCCTTGCGACGTCGTCTGACTTCACCATCAATCCGGAGGAGAACTTTCCGGTGTTCACTGACCAAGGCGATCTTCTTGACATCATTGACTTCGACGATCTGTTCGGCGTCGCCGGAGATGTGCTTCCTGACTTGGAGATTGACCCTGAGATCTTAGCCGGAGATTTCTCCGCCTCGTCCTCGTCGGAGAAGACTGATAGTCAAGGGGAGACTAACAAAAAGGGTATATCGGAAGAAGTCGTCAGCAAAAGAGACGAAGACGAGACAGCTATGTCGGAGAAGATGGCGAACTATGTCGACGGTGACAGTAACCGCAAAAGGAAATATTCCTCATCATCTGGTTCTTCTAAGAACAATAGCAACGAAGGGAAGCGAAAGGTGAAG AAGGTTGATTGGACACCAGAGCTACACAGGAGATTCGTGGATGCAGTGGAACAGTTGGGACTGGAGAAAGCTGTTCCTTCTCGTATATTGGAGCTTATGGGAGTCCACTGCCTCACTCGTCACAACGTCGCTAGCCACCTCCAA AAGTATAGGTCTCATCGGAAACATGTGCTAGCTCGTGAGGCCGAAGCGGCTAATTGGACACGCAAACGCCATATCTACGGTTTAGACAGTACCGGAGTTAATATCAATGGTCGGAATAAAAACGGATGGATCGCACCGGCACCCACTATCGGGTATGCGCCTCCCCCGCCTGCGGCTGTGGCGTCGCCAACTATTCATCACCATCATTTTAGACCGTTGCATGTGTGGGGACATCCCACCGTTAATCAGTCTGTCATTCCGCACGTGTTTCCCAAACACTTGCCTCCACCGTCTACTGCCATGGCTACTACACCTTTTTGGGTCTCCGATAATCCCTACTGGCCTAGA AGGTTTAGAGCACCGCCGGTTGCCGGTATCCCACAGGCTATGCCGCCACATCATACGGTGTACAAACCAGATCATGGCTACGGTGGTTCTCGTTCTCTGGTGGACTTACATCCG tCAAAAGAGAGCGTCGATGCAGCCATAGGAGATGTATTGACGAGGCCTTGGCTGCCACTTCCGCTGGGATTGAAGCCACCCGCTTTTGACGGCGTTATGACGGAGCTTCACCGTCACGGTGTCTCCGAGGTTCCTCCGACCGCGTCTTGTGCCTGA
- the LOC106436697 gene encoding transcription activator GLK1 isoform X2 yields the protein MLALSPARNSARGGCFDGESEFLATSSDFTINPEENFPVFTDQGDLLDIIDFDDLFGVAGDVLPDLEIDPEILAGDFSASSSSEKTDSQGETNKKGISEEVVSKRDEDETAMSEKMANYVDGDSNRKRKYSSSSGSSKNNSNEGKRKVKVDWTPELHRRFVDAVEQLGLEKAVPSRILELMGVHCLTRHNVASHLQKYRSHRKHVLAREAEAANWTRKRHIYGLDSTGVNINGRNKNGWIAPAPTIGYAPPPPAAVASPTIHHHHFRPLHVWGHPTVNQSVIPHVFPKHLPPPSTAMATTPFWVSDNPYWPRVHNGTAPYFPTVATRFRAPPVAGIPQAMPPHHTVYKPDHGYGGSRSLVDLHPSKESVDAAIGDVLTRPWLPLPLGLKPPAFDGVMTELHRHGVSEVPPTASCA from the exons ATGTTAGCTCTCTCTCCGGCAAGGAACTCAGCAAGAGGTGGTTGCTTCGATGGAGAGTCAGAGTTCCTTGCGACGTCGTCTGACTTCACCATCAATCCGGAGGAGAACTTTCCGGTGTTCACTGACCAAGGCGATCTTCTTGACATCATTGACTTCGACGATCTGTTCGGCGTCGCCGGAGATGTGCTTCCTGACTTGGAGATTGACCCTGAGATCTTAGCCGGAGATTTCTCCGCCTCGTCCTCGTCGGAGAAGACTGATAGTCAAGGGGAGACTAACAAAAAGGGTATATCGGAAGAAGTCGTCAGCAAAAGAGACGAAGACGAGACAGCTATGTCGGAGAAGATGGCGAACTATGTCGACGGTGACAGTAACCGCAAAAGGAAATATTCCTCATCATCTGGTTCTTCTAAGAACAATAGCAACGAAGGGAAGCGAAAGGTGAAG GTTGATTGGACACCAGAGCTACACAGGAGATTCGTGGATGCAGTGGAACAGTTGGGACTGGAGAAAGCTGTTCCTTCTCGTATATTGGAGCTTATGGGAGTCCACTGCCTCACTCGTCACAACGTCGCTAGCCACCTCCAA AAGTATAGGTCTCATCGGAAACATGTGCTAGCTCGTGAGGCCGAAGCGGCTAATTGGACACGCAAACGCCATATCTACGGTTTAGACAGTACCGGAGTTAATATCAATGGTCGGAATAAAAACGGATGGATCGCACCGGCACCCACTATCGGGTATGCGCCTCCCCCGCCTGCGGCTGTGGCGTCGCCAACTATTCATCACCATCATTTTAGACCGTTGCATGTGTGGGGACATCCCACCGTTAATCAGTCTGTCATTCCGCACGTGTTTCCCAAACACTTGCCTCCACCGTCTACTGCCATGGCTACTACACCTTTTTGGGTCTCCGATAATCCCTACTGGCCTAGA GTTCATAACGGGACGGCTCCGTATTTCCCGACCGTAGCTACG AGGTTTAGAGCACCGCCGGTTGCCGGTATCCCACAGGCTATGCCGCCACATCATACGGTGTACAAACCAGATCATGGCTACGGTGGTTCTCGTTCTCTGGTGGACTTACATCCG tCAAAAGAGAGCGTCGATGCAGCCATAGGAGATGTATTGACGAGGCCTTGGCTGCCACTTCCGCTGGGATTGAAGCCACCCGCTTTTGACGGCGTTATGACGGAGCTTCACCGTCACGGTGTCTCCGAGGTTCCTCCGACCGCGTCTTGTGCCTGA
- the LOC106436697 gene encoding transcription activator GLK1 isoform X3, which translates to MLALSPARNSARGGCFDGESEFLATSSDFTINPEENFPVFTDQGDLLDIIDFDDLFGVAGDVLPDLEIDPEILAGDFSASSSSEKTDSQGETNKKGISEEVVSKRDEDETAMSEKMANYVDGDSNRKRKYSSSSGSSKNNSNEGKRKKVDWTPELHRRFVDAVEQLGLEKAVPSRILELMGVHCLTRHNVASHLQKYRSHRKHVLAREAEAANWTRKRHIYGLDSTGVNINGRNKNGWIAPAPTIGYAPPPPAAVASPTIHHHHFRPLHVWGHPTVNQSVIPHVFPKHLPPPSTAMATTPFWVSDNPYWPRVHNGTAPYFPTVATRFRAPPVAGIPQAMPPHHTVYKPDHGYGGSRSLVDLHPSKESVDAAIGDVLTRPWLPLPLGLKPPAFDGVMTELHRHGVSEVPPTASCA; encoded by the exons ATGTTAGCTCTCTCTCCGGCAAGGAACTCAGCAAGAGGTGGTTGCTTCGATGGAGAGTCAGAGTTCCTTGCGACGTCGTCTGACTTCACCATCAATCCGGAGGAGAACTTTCCGGTGTTCACTGACCAAGGCGATCTTCTTGACATCATTGACTTCGACGATCTGTTCGGCGTCGCCGGAGATGTGCTTCCTGACTTGGAGATTGACCCTGAGATCTTAGCCGGAGATTTCTCCGCCTCGTCCTCGTCGGAGAAGACTGATAGTCAAGGGGAGACTAACAAAAAGGGTATATCGGAAGAAGTCGTCAGCAAAAGAGACGAAGACGAGACAGCTATGTCGGAGAAGATGGCGAACTATGTCGACGGTGACAGTAACCGCAAAAGGAAATATTCCTCATCATCTGGTTCTTCTAAGAACAATAGCAACGAAGGGAAGCGAAAG AAGGTTGATTGGACACCAGAGCTACACAGGAGATTCGTGGATGCAGTGGAACAGTTGGGACTGGAGAAAGCTGTTCCTTCTCGTATATTGGAGCTTATGGGAGTCCACTGCCTCACTCGTCACAACGTCGCTAGCCACCTCCAA AAGTATAGGTCTCATCGGAAACATGTGCTAGCTCGTGAGGCCGAAGCGGCTAATTGGACACGCAAACGCCATATCTACGGTTTAGACAGTACCGGAGTTAATATCAATGGTCGGAATAAAAACGGATGGATCGCACCGGCACCCACTATCGGGTATGCGCCTCCCCCGCCTGCGGCTGTGGCGTCGCCAACTATTCATCACCATCATTTTAGACCGTTGCATGTGTGGGGACATCCCACCGTTAATCAGTCTGTCATTCCGCACGTGTTTCCCAAACACTTGCCTCCACCGTCTACTGCCATGGCTACTACACCTTTTTGGGTCTCCGATAATCCCTACTGGCCTAGA GTTCATAACGGGACGGCTCCGTATTTCCCGACCGTAGCTACG AGGTTTAGAGCACCGCCGGTTGCCGGTATCCCACAGGCTATGCCGCCACATCATACGGTGTACAAACCAGATCATGGCTACGGTGGTTCTCGTTCTCTGGTGGACTTACATCCG tCAAAAGAGAGCGTCGATGCAGCCATAGGAGATGTATTGACGAGGCCTTGGCTGCCACTTCCGCTGGGATTGAAGCCACCCGCTTTTGACGGCGTTATGACGGAGCTTCACCGTCACGGTGTCTCCGAGGTTCCTCCGACCGCGTCTTGTGCCTGA
- the LOC106436697 gene encoding transcription activator GLK1 isoform X4 has product MLALSPARNSARGGCFDGESEFLATSSDFTINPEENFPVFTDQGDLLDIIDFDDLFGVAGDVLPDLEIDPEILAGDFSASSSSEKTDSQGETNKKGISEEVVSKRDEDETAMSEKMANYVDGDSNRKRKYSSSSGSSKNNSNEGKRKVDWTPELHRRFVDAVEQLGLEKAVPSRILELMGVHCLTRHNVASHLQKYRSHRKHVLAREAEAANWTRKRHIYGLDSTGVNINGRNKNGWIAPAPTIGYAPPPPAAVASPTIHHHHFRPLHVWGHPTVNQSVIPHVFPKHLPPPSTAMATTPFWVSDNPYWPRVHNGTAPYFPTVATRFRAPPVAGIPQAMPPHHTVYKPDHGYGGSRSLVDLHPSKESVDAAIGDVLTRPWLPLPLGLKPPAFDGVMTELHRHGVSEVPPTASCA; this is encoded by the exons ATGTTAGCTCTCTCTCCGGCAAGGAACTCAGCAAGAGGTGGTTGCTTCGATGGAGAGTCAGAGTTCCTTGCGACGTCGTCTGACTTCACCATCAATCCGGAGGAGAACTTTCCGGTGTTCACTGACCAAGGCGATCTTCTTGACATCATTGACTTCGACGATCTGTTCGGCGTCGCCGGAGATGTGCTTCCTGACTTGGAGATTGACCCTGAGATCTTAGCCGGAGATTTCTCCGCCTCGTCCTCGTCGGAGAAGACTGATAGTCAAGGGGAGACTAACAAAAAGGGTATATCGGAAGAAGTCGTCAGCAAAAGAGACGAAGACGAGACAGCTATGTCGGAGAAGATGGCGAACTATGTCGACGGTGACAGTAACCGCAAAAGGAAATATTCCTCATCATCTGGTTCTTCTAAGAACAATAGCAACGAAGGGAAGCGAAAG GTTGATTGGACACCAGAGCTACACAGGAGATTCGTGGATGCAGTGGAACAGTTGGGACTGGAGAAAGCTGTTCCTTCTCGTATATTGGAGCTTATGGGAGTCCACTGCCTCACTCGTCACAACGTCGCTAGCCACCTCCAA AAGTATAGGTCTCATCGGAAACATGTGCTAGCTCGTGAGGCCGAAGCGGCTAATTGGACACGCAAACGCCATATCTACGGTTTAGACAGTACCGGAGTTAATATCAATGGTCGGAATAAAAACGGATGGATCGCACCGGCACCCACTATCGGGTATGCGCCTCCCCCGCCTGCGGCTGTGGCGTCGCCAACTATTCATCACCATCATTTTAGACCGTTGCATGTGTGGGGACATCCCACCGTTAATCAGTCTGTCATTCCGCACGTGTTTCCCAAACACTTGCCTCCACCGTCTACTGCCATGGCTACTACACCTTTTTGGGTCTCCGATAATCCCTACTGGCCTAGA GTTCATAACGGGACGGCTCCGTATTTCCCGACCGTAGCTACG AGGTTTAGAGCACCGCCGGTTGCCGGTATCCCACAGGCTATGCCGCCACATCATACGGTGTACAAACCAGATCATGGCTACGGTGGTTCTCGTTCTCTGGTGGACTTACATCCG tCAAAAGAGAGCGTCGATGCAGCCATAGGAGATGTATTGACGAGGCCTTGGCTGCCACTTCCGCTGGGATTGAAGCCACCCGCTTTTGACGGCGTTATGACGGAGCTTCACCGTCACGGTGTCTCCGAGGTTCCTCCGACCGCGTCTTGTGCCTGA
- the LOC106436696 gene encoding signaling peptide TAXIMIN 2-like: MGECRPLGFLLGLPFALVALVLSLVGAVIWIIGTVLSCLCPCCFCFAALANFAVDLIKLPVKVLRCFTNSIPC; this comes from the exons ATGGGAGAATGTAGGCCTCTTGGTTTCTTATTGGGATTACCATTTGCTCTTGTCGCTCTTGTTCTCTCTTTAGTTGGTGCTGTCATCTGGATCATTGG GACGGTACTGAGTTGTTTATGCCCATGTTGCTTTTGTTTTGCTGCGCTGGCCAACTTCGCTGTGGATCTCATCAAACTCCCTGTCAAAGTCCTCCGTTGCTTCACCAACTCCATCCCTTGTTaa
- the LOC106436699 gene encoding dnaJ homolog subfamily B member 13 yields MGVDYYNVLQVDRNASDNDLKKAYRKLAMKWHPDKNPNNKKDAEAKFKQISEAYEVLSDPQKKAVYDQYGEEGLKGNVPPPDAGGATYFSTGDGPTSFRFNPRNADDIFAEFFGFSRPFGGGGGGGTRFSSSMFGDNIFASFGEGGGGAMHHGGGARKAAPIENRLPCSLEDLYKGTTKKMKISREIADVSGKTMPVEEILTIDVKPGWKKGTRITFPEKGNEQPGVTPADLVFIIDEKRHPVFTREGNDLIVTQKISLAEALTGYTVNLTTLDGRRLTIPVTNVIHPEYEEVVPKEGMPLQKDQTKRGNLRIKFNIKFPTRLTSEQKAGVKKLLG; encoded by the exons ATGGGAGTGGATTACTACAACGTCCTCCAAGTCGATCGCAACGCCTCCGACAATGATCTCAAGAAAGCTTACAGAAAACTCGCCATGAAATGGCATCCCGACAAGAACCCAAACAACAAAAAGGACGCCGAGGCCAAGTTCAAGCAGATCTCCGAAGCTTACGAG GTTCTTAGCGATCCCCAGAAGAAAGCTGTATACGATCAGTACGGCGAGGAAGGCTTGAAAGGGAACGTGCCACCTCCAGATGCTGGTGGAGCCACTTACTTCTCTACCGGAGACGGTCCAACGTCCTTCCGGTTCAATCCGAGAAACGCAGACGATATATTCGCTGAGTTCTTTGGCTTCTCCAGACCATTTGGTGGTGGCGGTGGCGGTGGTACAAGATTCTCTAGCAGCATGTTTGGTGATAACATTTTTGCCTCTTTCggtgaaggaggaggaggagctatGCATCATGGTGGTGGAGCCAGGAAGGCGGCTCCTATCGAAAACAGGCTGCCTTGTAGCCTTGAAGATCTCTACAAAGGAACcaccaagaagatgaagatctCTAGAGAAATTGCTGACGTCAGCGG CAAGACGATGCCAGTGGAAGAGATTTTAACGATTGATGTGAAGCCAGGGTGGAAGAAAGGCACCAGAATCACATTCCCTGAGAAAGGAAACGAGCAACCCGGAGTGACTCCAGCTGATTTAGTCTTCATCATCGACGAGAAGCGTCACCCGGTTTTCACTCGGGAGGGCAATGACCTCATCGTCACACAGAAGATCTCACTCGCTGAGGCCCTGACAGGCTACACTGTGAACCTGACGACACTCGATGGTCGGAGACTGACAATCCCAGTCACCAACGTGATCCACCCAGAGTACGAGGAAGTGGTTCCAAAGGAAGGAATGCCGTTGCAGAAAGATCAGACAAAGAGAGGAAACTTGAGGATCAAGTTCAACATCAAGTTCCCCACGAGGTTAACCTCAGAGCAGAAGGCAGGAGTAAAGAAGCTTCTCGGATAA
- the LOC106436698 gene encoding pentatricopeptide repeat-containing protein At2g20540, with protein MEMAFHGIREVENYFAPLLHRFKTRSEWKQIHASVITHGLSQSSFIVTKMVDLCDKIGDIEYATRLFNHVSNPNVFLYNSIIRAYTHNSLYPSVIRIYKQMLANSLEFPDRFTFPFVFKSCASLGSCYLGKQVHGHLFKFGPNCHVVTENALIDMYMKFDGLDDAHKVFDEMSERDVISWNSLLSGHARLGRMKKAKALFDSMPEKTIVSWTAMISGYTGAGCYGEAMELFREMQLAGIDPDEISLISVLPSCAHLGSLELGKWIHIYAERKGFLRQTGVCNVLIEMYSKCGMISQAIQLFDRMKGKDVISWSTMISGYAHHGNADGAIETFGGLQRAMVKPNGITFLGLLSACSHVGLWQQGLKYFDMMREDYLIEPKIEHYGCLIDVLARAGELERAFEVTKTMPMKPDSKIWGSLLSSCRARGNLEVALMAIDHLVELEPEDMGNYVLLSNIYADLGKWEEVSRLRKLIRKGNMKRTPGCSLIEVDNVVQEFVAGDDRKPFWTEICSVLQLFSAHQDQDQDVIENNITLASIEMVAF; from the coding sequence ATGGAAATGGCCTTTCATGGGATCAGAGAAGTGGAGAACTACTTCGCGCCTCTTCTACATCGATTCAAAACCCGATCAGAATGGAAACAAATCCACGCCTCCGTCATCACACACGGCCTATCGCAGAGCAGCTTCATAGTCACCAAAATGGTTGATCTCTGCGATAAGATCGGAGACATAGAGTACGCCACACGTCTTTTCAACCACGTCTCCAACCCCAATGTCTTCTTGTACAACTCCATCATCCGAGCTTACACCCACAACTCCTTGTATCCCTCTGTGATCCGAATCTACAAGCAAATGCTCGCTAATAGCCTCGAGTTTCCAGATCGGTTCACTTTCCCTTTCGTGTTCAAATCATGCGCAAGCCTCGGGTCGTGTTACTTGGGGAAGCAAGTTCACGGTCACCTCTTCAAATTCGGGCCTAACTGCCACGTCGTGACGGAGAATGCTCTCATTGATATGTACATGAAGTTTGATGGCCTCGACGACGCGCataaggtgttcgatgaaatgtctgagagGGACGTTATATCGTGGAACAGTCTGCTTTCCGGACACGCACGGCTGGGGAGGATGAAGAAGGCGAAAGCCTTGTTTGATTCCATGCCGGAGAAGACGATCGTGTCGTGGACAGCGATGATCTCCGGGTACACGGGGGCTGGATGTTACGGAGAGGCCATGGAGCTTTTCCGCGAAATGCAGTTAGCTGGCATCGACCCTGACGAGATCAGTCTCATCTCTGTTTTGCCTTCTTGCGCTCATCTCGGGTCTCTGGAGCTCGGGAAGTGGATCCATATCTACGCAGAACGGAAGGGGTTTCTTAGACAGACCGGCGTCTGCAACGTTCTCATCGAGATGTACTCGAAATGCGGGATGATTAGCCAAGCTATCCAGCTGTTTGATCGGATGAAGGGGAAGGATGTCATATCGTGGAGTACGATGATCTCAGGGTATGCACATCACGGGAACGCCGACGGAGCAATCGAAACGTTTGGTGGATTGCAGAGAGCGATGGTGAAGCCTAACGGGATCACGTTTCTTGGTCTGTTATCAGCTTGTTCGCACGTTGGCCTGTGGCAGCAAGGTTTGAAGTATTTTGATATGATGAGGGAGGATTATCTCATAGAGCCCAAGATCGAACACTACGGTTGTTTGATCGATGTCTTGGCAAGAGCAGGAGAACTGGAACGAGCCTTTGAAGTGACTAAGACAATGCCGATGAAACCTGACTCGAAGATTTGGGGGTCGTTGCTGAGCTCTTGCAGAGCGCGAGGCAATCTTGAAGTTGCTCTGATGGCAATAGACCATCTTGTTGAGCTGGAGCCTGAGGATATGGGGAACTATGTTCTGCTTTCCAATATATATGCGGATTTGGGGAAATGGGAAGAGGTTTCGAGGTTGAGGAAGCTGATAAGGAAGGGGAATATGAAGAGAACGCCAGGTTGTAGCTTGATAGAAGTGGACAATGTTGTTCAAGAGTTTGTTGCGGGAGATGATCGCAAACCTTTCTGGACTGAGATCTGTTCAGTGTTGCAGCTCTTCTCTGCACATCAGGATCAGGATCAGGATGTGATTGAAAACAACATTACTCTTGCATCTATAGAAATGGTTGCATTTTGA
- the LOC106436693 gene encoding H/ACA ribonucleoprotein complex subunit 3-like protein, which yields MYLQCYINEKGEKVYTTKKESPLGTATESAHPARFSPDDKYSKERVLLKKRFGLLPTQGAPVKY from the exons ATGTATCTTCAGTGCTATATCAACGAGAAGGGCGAGAAAGTTTACACCACTAAG AAGGAATCACCGCTTGGGACAGCCACTGAATCTGCCCATCCAG CCCGATTCTCTCCTGATGATAAATATTCAAAGGAGAGAGTTTTGTTGAAGAAACGGTTTGGTCTTTTACCCACACAGGGCGCACCTGTCAAGTACTGA